The Linepithema humile isolate Giens D197 chromosome 2, Lhum_UNIL_v1.0, whole genome shotgun sequence genome has a segment encoding these proteins:
- the LOC136997893 gene encoding uncharacterized protein PF3D7_1120000-like translates to MDGRARSGGIDGRKAKGRCMSLRNVEEMFKRKREESEEKRRDEEDEGFRKSRKTQRSPGKTEGEGGGGTENMEEMIRMWKKEMEEVMEEMRGVKGWREELKAIKEEVKEGIKDYGRMVREEMEEMRRKFRERERRWMEEREDMKKSIKGLEEKVEEMGEGKGGRGKEGVERER, encoded by the coding sequence ATGGATGGGAGGGCGCGATCTGGCGGGATAGATGGGAGGAAGGCAAAAGGAAGATGCATGAGCCTAAGAAACGTAGAAGAGATGTtcaagaggaaaagagaggaaTCAGAGGAGAAGAGGAGGGATGAGGAGGATGAGGGATTTAGAAAAAGTAGAAAGACGCAGAGATCGCCGGGGAAAACAGAGGGGGAAGGAGGGGGAGGGACGGAGAACATGGAAGAGATGATCAggatgtggaaaaaagaaatggaGGAGGTAATGGAGGAAATGAGAGGGGTAAAAGGATGGAGGGAGGAATTAAAGGCAATAAAGGAGGAGGTGAAGGAGGGGATCAAAGATTACGGGAGGATGGTAAGAGAGGAGATGGAGGAAATGAGGAGGAaatttagagagagagaaaggaggtGGATGGAGGAGAGGGAGGACATGAAGAAAAGCATTAAGGGACTAGAAGAAAAAGTAGAGGAAATGGGGGAGGGGAAAGGCGGAAGAGGGAAGGAAGgagtagagagagagagatga
- the LOC105667930 gene encoding uncharacterized protein, whose translation MAENELLRLKKRRGLLKASLTRFKSFLDNYIPERDYSILRIRFEKANSLLSEFENVHMAIELAENINDEESRQLFENNYYEHVAKAQEYLDSGRNSAVSTDSASANADIQAVLSQLSNLTSNDNSVKLPTITLPKFDGKYEEWLSFEDSFKALVHNNVKIQTVQKFNYLKSCLVGNAAQIVQSLSSTAENYEIAWSLLKKRYSNKRIIIQNHVRALFELQAVSKDSALGLSTLIDTALKHIHSLQVLEQPVDGWDALLLHLIGSKVDKRTQMEWEKSLDRTNMPTLEQYLKFLRNRCHILEAVPKDVSNTTNQKQSNSNKVASSKTRQILFESQHKVKCHVCGENHNIQNCEKFKAMSHVERSESIKKAGLCFNCFRANHKVTACKASSCRKCDRRHHTMLHPNNSSDVSQGIEENTEQKEQGKIQGSKTASQTLSSRLDDTSQIILSTAMVDIADASAQYQPCRVILDAGSQSNFISERLCDRLKLPKNVVDIPIKGIGETLSHVKWSTKATIKSRSSAFTLKLNCLVISKLTDVLPSRNINRKALDIPANLRLVDSRFDQPAQIDMLIGAEYFYHLLCIGQVKLRSGAIVMQKTKFGWIISGKTGSLDPVSVDLCHFSRSTLDDAVQKFWETEEIPARKNLSPEEKQCEQHYKRTVKRLPSGRYSIGLPFNEQKGKLGESYGIALKRLQGLERRLSANLRLYEDYRKFLQDYESLGQMTELKQSNMQEGCFLPHHSVIKESSMTTKLRVVFDASAKTSSGISLNDTLLKGPVVQQNILAIIIRFCLHNIVFTADIQKMYRQIFIHPKDRPFQRILWRNNPEEAVRIYELNTVTYGMSPAPYLATRTLIQLSEDERRNYTEAAEIITRDLYVDDLLSGTETIEQAIALKTQITRLLSSGGFDLRKWASNHSQFIESMTTEHQNEHWCLEFSGTHKTLGILWNPKQDCFLYRVAMRQESTKLTKRLILSQVASLYDPVPTGPLGLLGPVIVKAKILLQGLWKLQLSWDESVPMEIHTAWKTLRDSLSEINNILFPRHVCMAQSVDLQLHGFADASEAAYGACMYVRSSNLAGSYQVLLLCSKSKVAPLKKLSIPRLELCAAVLLSQLCQTVLEAFNTTFSKVVLWSDSTITLHWIRTQLHRLKTFVTNRVAAIQETTATFNWRHVSSQDNPADLVSRGILPSNLVNSIWIHGLPWLLEDEHTWPSFTPTLAEIPEQQATINLKIERSCDILQQFSSIVVLCRVVAWCLRFIDNCRVEHRIQGMLSGSELNRAMSVIVKLVQVEAFTSEISQLEKGESLKANSKLTSLYPLIDSSGLLRVGGRLGYSNLSYEQRHQIILSEKHHITDLIIRHTHCSQLHAGPQATLYYIRQKFWPINGKNRIKKIIRECMTCFKLKPQMLKHLMGNLPKYRFECSRPFVNTGSTHLEGVSDLTTDAFLAALKRFFSRREFDLTDIPSNRLSQWQHIHKIKRDFWNRWNKEYLTELTQRTKWKTKSHNLQIGDLVVLREDKTPPLYWPLGRVTALYPGQDGIVRVVEIKTTTGSYKRAVKNVARLPMNETL comes from the exons ATGGCCGAAAACGAATTGCTTAGATTAAAGAAGCGCCGTGGTTTGTTGAAGGCATCGTTAACGAGATTCAAGAGTTTTTTGGATAATTACATACCGGAACGCGATTACAGTATACTGAGAATTCGTTTTGAAAAGGCGAACTCCTTACTCTCAGAGTTTGAAAATGTTCATATGGCGATAGAATTAGCTGAAAATATCAACGACGAGGAGTCTAGACAATTGTTTGAGAACAATTACTATGAGCACGTAGCAAAAGCACAAGAATACTTAGATTCAGGAAGAAACAGTGCGGTGTCGACTGATAGTGCGTCGGCTAATGCAGATATTCAAGCAGTACTATCTCAATTATCAAACTTAACGTCAAATGATAATAGTGTCAAGCTTCCTACTATAACTTTGCCAAAATTTGATGGGAAATATGAAGAATGGTTAAGTTTTGAGGATTCATTTAAGGCTTTAGTTCACAATAATGTGAAAATTCAAACGGTACAGAAATTTAACTATTTAAAGTCTTGTTTGGTAGGAAATGCTGCTCAAATAGTACAGTCATTAAGTTCAACGGCAGAAAACTATGAAATCGCGTGGAGTTTGTTAAAGAAAAGATATAGCAATAAACGCATTATTATTCAGAATCACGTTAGAGCATTATTTGAATTACAGGCTGTATCAAAGGATTCTGCACTGGGTTTGAGCACCTTAATCGACACTGCGCTTAAACACATACACTCATTACAAGTTCTAGAGCAACCGGTCGACGGTTGGGATGCATTGCTTCTGCACTTGATTGGTTCAAAGGTTGATAAAAGAACTCAAATGGAATGGGAAAAATCATTGGATAGAACTAACATGCCCACTTTAGAACAATATCTGAAATTTTTGCGTAATAGATGTCATATATTAGAGGCAGTTCCTAAGGACGTATCAAATACAACAAATCAGAAACAATCAAATTCTAATAAGGTAGCATCCAGCAAAACACGGCAAATTCTGTTTGAATCACAACATAAGGTCAAGTGTCACGTTTGTGGAGAGAACCACAATATTCAGAATTGTGAGAAGTTTAAGGCTATGAGTCATGTTGAGCGATCAGAATCAATAAAAAAGGCAGGTTTGTGTTTCAATTGTTTCAGAGCAAATCACAAGGTTACAGCATGTAAAGCAAGTAGTTGCAGAAAGTGTGATCGTAGGCATCATACAATGCTACATCCAAACAATTCGAGCGATGTTTCTCAAGGAATTGAAGAGAATACTGAACAGAAAGAACAAGGTAAAATTCAAGGTTCAAAGACCGCTAGTCAGACTCTGAGTTCACGATTAGATGATActtcacaaataattttgtctaCAGCCATGGTGGATATTGCTGATGCTTCAGCTCAATATCAACCATGCAGAGTAATTTTAGATGCAGGATCACAGTCTAACTTCATATCTGAACGGCTTTGCGATAGGCTAAAGTTACCTAAAAATGTAGTAGATATTCCCATTAAGGGAATTGGAGAAACACTATCACATGTTAAATGGTCAACAAAGGCAACCATCAAGTCCAGAAGTAGTGCATTCACACTTAAGCTTAATTGTTTAGTTATTTCTAAGTTAACAGATGTTCTACcttcaagaaatattaatcGTAAGGCTCTTGATATTCCAGCTAATCTGCGATTAGTAGATTCAAGATTCGATCAACCTGCGCAGATCGATATGCTCATCGGAGCAgaatacttttatcatttgcTATGTATTGGTCAAGTTAAGTTAAGGTCAGGAGCAATTGTTATGCAAAAAACTAAATTCGGTTGGATTATATCTGGAAAAACTGGTTCCTTGGATCCTGTCTCCGTTGATTTATGCCATTTCTCTCGAAGCACTCTTGATGACGCTGTACAGAAGTTCTGGGAGACAGAAGAAATACCAGCAAGAAAGAATTTGTCGCCTGAGGAGAAACAATGCGAACAGCATTACAAACGGACAGTAAAGAGGCTTCCGTCAGGACGATACTCAATAGGATTGCCATTTAATGAACAAAAGGGAAAATTAGGCGAATCATACGGAATAGCTTTAAAACGACTACAAGGCTTGGAACGAAGACTAAGCGCAAATCTCAGATTGTATGAAGATTATCGTAAATTTCTGCAGGATTATGAATCACTAGGACAGATGACGGAATTGAAGCAATCAAACATGCAGGAAGGATGTTTTCTTCCTCACCATTCAGTTATTAAGGAGTCAAGCATGACGACAAAATTAAGAGTAGTTTTCGACGCATCAGCGAAAACATCGAGCGGTATCTCACTAAACGACACATTGCTTAAAGGTCCAGTGGTGCAACAAAATATTCTCGCcattattataagattttgCTTGCATAACATAGTCTTCACAGCAgatattcaaaaaatgtacAGACAGATATTCATACATCCCAAGGATCGGCCATTTCAGAGAATTCTGTGGAGAAATAACCCAGAAGAAGCAGTACGTATTTACGAGCTCAACACTGTAACATACGGAATGTCGCCAGCACCATATTTAGCTACAAGAACCTTGATTCAATTAAGTGAAGATGAAAGGCGGAATTATACAGAAGCCGCTGAAATCATTACAAGAGATCTATATGTTGATGATCTTCTATCTGGAACAGAAACAATAGAGCAAGCGATAGCCTTGAAGACTCAAATCACAAGATTATTAAGTAGCGGAGGTTTTGATCTCAGGAAATGGGCTTCCAATCATTCTCAATTCATTGAGTCTATGACAACTGAACATCAAAATGAGCATTGGTGTTTAGAATTTTCTGGGACACACAAGACTTTAGGAATTCTTTGGAATCCTAAACAAGATTGTTTTTTGTATCGAGTAGCAATGCGTCAAGAATCAACCAAGTTAACAAAACGATTAATCTTGTCACAAGTAGCATCTCTGTACGACCCGGTCCCAACAGGACCACTCGGTCTGTTGGGTCCAGTCATCGTAAAAGCTAAAATACTACTTCAAGGACTCTGGAAACTACAGTTATCATGGGATGAATCTGTTCCGATGGAAATTCACACAGCCTGGAAAACTCTACGAGATAGCCTGTCGGAAATAAACAACATATTATTTCCCAGACATGTTTGTATGGCGCAATCAGTGGACTTGCAACTGCATGGATTTGCTGATGCTAGCGAAGCTGCATACGGAGCTTGTATGTATGTAAGATCATCAAATTTAGCCGGTTCATATCAGGTACTGTTGCTGTGTTCTAAATCAAAAGTGGCTCCACTTAAAAAACTTTCAATACCAAGATTGGAGCTATGCGCAGCCGTACTCCTATCGCAACTTTGTCAGACAGTGCTGGAAGCATTCAACACGACATTTAGTAAGGTAGTGCTGTGGTCAGATTCGACTATTACGCTGCATTGGATTCGCACTCAGTTACATCGCCTAAAAACCTTTGTAACAAATCGCGTAGCTGCCATTCAAGAGACAACAGCGACTTTTAATTGGAGACATGTATCATCACAGGATAATCCTGCTGATTTAGTTTCAAGAGGAATTCTTCCTTCCAACCTTGTTAATAGTATCTGGATTCACGGACTTCCTTGGTTATTGGAAGACGAACATACCTGGCCAAGCTTTACTCCTACATTAGCGGAGATTCCGGAACAACAAGCAACAATTAACTTGAAGATAGAAAGGAGTTGTGACATTCTACAACAATTTTCATCCATAGTAGTGCTTTGCAGGGTGGTGGCATGGTGTCTTAGATTTATCGACAATTGTCGGGTAGAGCACAGGATCCAGGGAATGTTGAGTGGTTCTGAATTAAATCGAGCAATGTCTGTTATTGTAAAACTTGTACAAGTCGAAGCCTTTACTAGCGAAATAAGCCAATTAGAGAAAGGAGAGAGTCTCAAGGCAAATAGCAAACTTACTTCTCTGTATCCATTAATTGATTCCTCTGGCTTATTACGCGTTGGAGGTAGACTTGGGTATTCTAATTTAAGCTATGAACAACGGCATCAAATTATTCTATCGGAGAAACATCACATTACTGATCTTATCATAAGGCATACACATTGTTCACAATTACATGCCGGACCACAGGCAACCTTATATTACATTCGGCAGAAATTCTGGCCCATTAATGGAAAAAATcgtattaaaaagattattcgtGAATGCATGACATGTTTCAAGTTAAAACCACAAATGTTAAAACATCTAATGGGTAATCTTCCTAAGTATAGGTTCGAATGTTCTCGACCTTTCGTAAACACAG GCAGTACACACTTAGAAGGAGTTAGTGATCTCACTACTGATGCATTTTTGGCAGcacttaaaagattttttagtaGAAGAG AATTTGATCTTACAGACATTCCAAGTAACCGATTATCTCAGTGGCAACACATTCACAAAATTAAACGTGACTTCTGGAATCGATggaataaagaatatttgacTGAATTAACTCAGCGCACAAAATGGAAAACTAAATCACATAATCTACAGATAGGAGATTTGGTTGTATTAAGAGAGGATAAAACTCCTCCATTATATTGGCCTTTAGGACGAGTCACAGCACTGTATCCAGGTCAAGATGGAATAGTTAGagttgtagaaataaaaactacAACTGGAAGTTACAAGCGAGCGGTAAAAAATGTAGCGCGTTTACCTATGAATGAAACCTTATAA